A portion of the Clostridium gelidum genome contains these proteins:
- a CDS encoding PTS sugar transporter subunit IIB: MKKITLICGVGMSTSLLVSKMEEVAKNKGINVEIRATAEGKFREYENDTDVLLLGPQVGYLLDKFKKKYAETGIKISIIDSVDYGMMNGEKVLDYALNM, encoded by the coding sequence ATGAAAAAAATTACATTGATTTGTGGAGTGGGAATGTCAACAAGTCTGTTAGTCTCAAAGATGGAAGAGGTAGCTAAAAATAAAGGAATAAACGTAGAAATAAGAGCTACAGCAGAAGGAAAATTTCGAGAATATGAAAACGATACAGATGTATTATTACTAGGACCGCAAGTTGGATATTTATTAGATAAATTTAAAAAAAAGTATGCTGAAACGGGAATTAAAATTTCAATAATAGATAGTGTAGACTATGGAATGATGAATGGAGAGAAAGTATTAGATTATGCTTTAAACATGTAA
- a CDS encoding prolyl oligopeptidase family serine peptidase, whose translation MNKNLKKISLITSMLLLVTGTTVSAATVTNTINVEPKYTTVTEGFDWGPAITKVTLNMNTTLKEGSVSAKTFNVKSERKYNGIDWTKLGTSANPTYIYMDYDKIVDRVVTDAYVSDENGNKAAVGEYVTIEMKVGPNLAEGSPFDYDLKSGLNKYVNTSYIISLNKDEKILNKDSVNVLITATNANDKAGNKTLISDDFDLNGVSSYKDGKYGDITLHYASYAPKEDNKKNPLVIWLHGAGEGGADPTISITGNKAVNLATDKIQNIFDGAYILAPQSDTMWMNDGTGAYTKDGTSKYTKSLMNLIDNYVKFHPDIDTSRIYIGGCSNGGFMTMNMIMNYPKYFAAAYPVCEAYSDVWITDNMLNGIKDLPIWFTQAATDKTVAPDKHTIPTYKRLIALGAKSVHFSYFDNVSDTTGLYKDANGKAYEYNGHWSWIYTLNNESIKDFDGSNVKLNGKDTTIMEWLANQSK comes from the coding sequence ATGAATAAAAATTTAAAGAAAATATCGTTAATAACATCAATGCTTTTGCTTGTAACAGGAACAACTGTTTCAGCAGCTACAGTAACTAATACTATTAATGTAGAACCAAAGTATACAACAGTAACAGAAGGCTTTGACTGGGGCCCTGCTATTACTAAAGTTACTCTTAATATGAATACAACATTAAAGGAAGGTTCAGTATCTGCTAAAACATTTAATGTCAAGTCTGAAAGAAAATATAATGGAATTGATTGGACGAAGTTAGGGACTTCAGCAAATCCAACGTATATCTATATGGATTATGACAAAATAGTTGATAGAGTAGTAACGGATGCATATGTTTCTGATGAAAATGGAAATAAAGCAGCAGTTGGAGAATATGTGACAATTGAAATGAAGGTAGGTCCAAATTTAGCAGAAGGTTCACCATTTGATTATGATCTAAAAAGTGGATTAAATAAATATGTTAATACTTCATATATTATTTCATTAAATAAAGATGAAAAGATTTTAAATAAAGACTCAGTTAATGTTTTAATAACTGCAACTAATGCAAATGATAAAGCGGGAAATAAAACACTTATTTCAGATGATTTTGATTTAAATGGAGTATCTTCATATAAGGACGGTAAATATGGAGATATTACTTTACATTATGCTTCTTATGCACCTAAAGAAGACAACAAAAAGAATCCTTTAGTTATTTGGCTGCATGGAGCTGGCGAAGGTGGTGCAGATCCTACAATTTCAATAACAGGAAATAAAGCTGTTAATCTTGCTACAGATAAAATACAAAATATTTTTGATGGAGCATATATTTTAGCACCACAATCGGATACTATGTGGATGAATGATGGAACAGGAGCTTATACAAAAGATGGTACATCAAAATATACTAAATCATTAATGAACTTAATTGATAACTATGTTAAATTCCATCCAGATATTGATACAAGCAGAATATATATTGGAGGATGTTCTAATGGAGGGTTTATGACAATGAATATGATCATGAATTATCCAAAATATTTTGCAGCAGCATATCCAGTTTGTGAAGCGTATAGCGATGTTTGGATTACAGATAATATGTTAAACGGAATTAAAGATTTGCCAATTTGGTTTACTCAAGCAGCAACAGATAAAACTGTAGCACCAGATAAGCATACTATTCCGACATACAAGAGATTAATTGCTTTAGGTGCAAAAAGTGTACACTTTAGCTATTTTGATAATGTAAGTGATACTACGGGATTATATAAAGATGCTAATGGAAAAGCATATGAATACAATGGACATTGGTCATGGATTTATACTTTAAACAATGAATCTATAAAGGATTTTGATGGTTCAAATGTTAAGTTGAATGGAAAAGATACAACTATTATGGAGTGGCTAGCAAATCAAAGTAAATAG
- a CDS encoding carboxylesterase family protein has protein sequence MKKFIKPFISMLTLCTLLTITTNVKAVELNTDNKNNSIEKLEAYAPTSDFGNKVQSIKITVKNGSSLDLKSSDFHIEFPKLVNEVTEISKQPIKDIKIEGNVITLVFDAFVYNQKFNIVCDSKSELNFDKDSIKFNLGDADKFEKRKYEGTYTTETLNYRLFAPKTTEKTPLVLVLHGGGEIGSDNEAQLVANDMVTGFASDTEQAINKAYVVGPQLPAELKVNVATTGKKGWNEEKVKSALIEIIKGLEKEYPNIDESRIYVTGASMGSMGTWGLITSYPDFFAAAMPVSGQGDISLMEKVKNLPIWAFHATDDPVVPMYGQKDQYKYNNNIIGTKTLVYRLKELGSNVMFTEYSSKDMLNAGVPVNENVVYNHFAWVPTYNNQNAINWLFSQKK, from the coding sequence ATGAAGAAATTTATAAAACCATTTATTAGTATGCTAACACTATGTACACTTTTGACGATTACAACAAATGTAAAGGCAGTAGAATTAAATACGGATAATAAAAATAATTCTATTGAAAAATTAGAAGCTTATGCTCCAACTAGTGATTTTGGAAATAAAGTTCAGTCAATAAAAATAACAGTGAAGAATGGTTCGAGTTTAGATTTAAAGTCAAGTGATTTCCATATTGAATTTCCTAAACTAGTTAATGAAGTTACTGAAATATCAAAACAGCCAATTAAAGATATTAAAATTGAAGGAAATGTAATTACACTAGTATTTGATGCTTTTGTATATAATCAAAAGTTTAATATAGTATGTGATTCTAAATCAGAACTTAATTTTGATAAAGATAGTATTAAATTTAACCTAGGAGATGCAGATAAGTTTGAAAAGAGAAAATATGAAGGAACATATACTACAGAGACATTAAATTATCGTTTATTTGCGCCTAAAACAACTGAGAAAACACCTTTAGTATTGGTTCTTCATGGAGGTGGAGAAATTGGAAGCGATAATGAAGCTCAATTAGTAGCTAATGATATGGTAACAGGATTTGCTTCAGATACTGAGCAAGCTATTAATAAAGCTTATGTTGTAGGACCACAATTACCAGCAGAACTAAAAGTAAATGTAGCTACCACTGGTAAAAAGGGATGGAATGAAGAAAAAGTGAAATCAGCTTTAATTGAAATTATTAAAGGCTTAGAAAAAGAATATCCTAATATAGATGAATCTCGTATTTATGTAACAGGAGCATCAATGGGATCAATGGGAACATGGGGGTTAATTACTTCATATCCAGATTTTTTTGCAGCAGCGATGCCTGTATCTGGCCAAGGAGATATATCATTAATGGAAAAAGTGAAGAACTTACCTATTTGGGCATTTCATGCAACAGATGATCCTGTAGTTCCAATGTATGGGCAAAAGGATCAATATAAATATAATAATAATATTATAGGGACAAAAACATTAGTTTATAGATTAAAAGAATTAGGTAGTAATGTTATGTTTACAGAATATTCATCAAAAGATATGTTAAATGCTGGAGTACCAGTAAACGAAAATGTTGTATATAACCATTTTGCATGGGTACCAACTTATAATAATCAAAATGCTATAAATTGGTTGTTTAGTCAAAAAAAATAA
- a CDS encoding PTS sugar transporter subunit IIB: MIKIRLFCAAGMSTSLLVNKMVAAAKDKGIEVDIEAFPEGQMDKHLDNVNVALLGPQVGYTLSKAKKICEPKGIPVEVIPMVDYGMMNGAKVLDFALKLAGK; this comes from the coding sequence ATGATAAAAATTAGATTATTTTGTGCAGCAGGGATGTCAACAAGCCTTTTGGTTAATAAAATGGTAGCTGCAGCTAAAGACAAAGGAATAGAAGTTGATATAGAAGCTTTTCCAGAAGGACAAATGGATAAACATCTAGATAATGTAAACGTTGCGTTACTAGGACCACAAGTTGGTTATACATTATCAAAGGCAAAAAAAATATGTGAACCTAAAGGAATTCCAGTAGAGGTAATACCAATGGTTGATTATGGAATGATGAATGGGGCAAAGGTTTTAGATTTTGCATTAAAACTAGCAGGAAAATAA
- a CDS encoding 6-phospho-beta-glucosidase — protein MKKEKIKIVTIGGGSSYTPELIEGFIKRKDEVPIKELWLVDIEDGKEKLEIVGAMAKRMVKAAGLDWKVILTLNRREALKDADFVSTQFRVGLLDARIKDERIPLSHGIIGQETNGAGGMFKAFRTIPVILDIIDDMRELCPDAWLVNFTNPSGMVTEAAIKYGGWDRTVGLCNVPINCVEDDAKKLGVPSSELFYKFAGLNHFHYHRVWDKEGNEKTAEVIDKLYDPAQAEENKDAGVANIKDIKFNYEQIKDLGILPCPYHRYYYVTDDMLKSELEEFAKGETRAEVVKKTEAELFELYKDPKLDYKPEQLTKRGGTHYSDAACELIASIYNDKRTTMVVSTKNNGALEDLPYDSIVEVSSIITSHGPEPINFGKFDPATRGMVQIMKGMEETTISAAVTGNYNKALHAFTINPLVPSGEIAKELLNEMLLAHKKHLPQFKDIIEKLENK, from the coding sequence ATGAAAAAGGAAAAAATCAAAATAGTTACTATTGGTGGAGGGTCAAGTTATACTCCTGAATTAATTGAAGGATTTATAAAAAGAAAAGATGAAGTACCTATTAAAGAATTATGGCTTGTTGATATTGAAGATGGAAAAGAAAAACTAGAAATTGTTGGAGCTATGGCTAAAAGAATGGTTAAAGCTGCTGGACTTGACTGGAAAGTTATTTTAACTTTAAATAGAAGAGAAGCACTTAAGGACGCAGATTTTGTATCAACTCAATTTAGAGTAGGTCTTTTAGATGCAAGAATAAAGGATGAGAGAATTCCTTTAAGTCATGGAATAATTGGACAAGAGACTAATGGTGCTGGTGGTATGTTTAAAGCATTTAGAACAATTCCAGTAATTTTAGACATAATAGATGATATGAGAGAATTGTGTCCTGATGCATGGCTTGTCAATTTTACAAATCCATCAGGCATGGTAACAGAAGCTGCTATTAAATATGGTGGATGGGATAGAACAGTTGGTTTATGTAATGTTCCAATTAACTGTGTAGAAGATGATGCTAAGAAGCTTGGAGTACCTTCAAGTGAACTGTTTTATAAGTTTGCAGGATTAAATCACTTCCATTACCATAGAGTATGGGACAAAGAAGGAAATGAAAAAACTGCTGAAGTAATTGATAAATTATATGATCCAGCACAAGCAGAAGAAAATAAGGATGCTGGAGTTGCTAATATTAAAGATATTAAGTTTAATTATGAACAAATTAAGGATTTGGGAATATTACCTTGTCCATATCATAGATATTATTATGTTACAGATGATATGTTAAAATCTGAACTTGAAGAATTTGCAAAAGGTGAAACTAGAGCAGAAGTAGTAAAGAAAACAGAAGCTGAATTGTTTGAATTATATAAGGATCCAAAACTTGATTATAAGCCAGAGCAATTAACTAAGCGTGGTGGAACTCATTATAGTGATGCTGCATGTGAATTAATTGCTTCAATTTATAATGACAAGAGAACTACTATGGTAGTTAGTACAAAGAATAATGGAGCTTTAGAGGATCTCCCATATGATTCTATAGTGGAAGTTTCAAGTATAATAACATCACATGGACCAGAACCAATTAACTTTGGAAAATTTGATCCAGCAACAAGAGGAATGGTTCAAATAATGAAGGGAATGGAAGAAACAACAATTTCAGCAGCAGTTACAGGAAATTATAATAAAGCTCTTCATGCATTTACAATAAATCCATTAGTTCCAAGCGGTGAGATTGCAAAAGAATTGTTAAATGAAATGTTATTAGCACATAAAAAGCACTTACCTCAATTTAAAGATATAATAGAAAAATTAGAAAATAAATAA
- a CDS encoding glycoside hydrolase family 3 protein, with protein MKGYAKKAINKFLTMSMVLIFVFVFMINGQVKATTLQLSEREKINAELSMKAATEGMVLLENKNNALPIETKGKIALFGGGAYETIKGGTGSGDVNQRYTVSVYEGFKNAGYEVTSEKWIDNYVKLWNEGNANFKKDWMNSFTFPDTEVTDEDINTAKSGTDTAVYVISRISGEGKDRKAEKGDYYLTDTEYNNIKKMSASFKNSIVVLNVGGIIDTSLFKEIEGLDSVLLMSQGGMEGGTALIKVLNGEVTPSGKLTDTWAVNYNDYPSSKTFSSNDGDSKQEDYNEGIYVGYRYFDTFGIAPAYEFGYGSSYTTFDTKVEAVTADKDKVTVKAKVTNTGLKYSGKEVVEVYFSAPKVNIEKPYQELASYVKTDTLAPGQSQIVTISYNTSDMSSYNEKKAAYEMEKGSYYIRVGNSSRNTHVGAVLNLDESVVTEQLSNQLEPDKRINTLTNIGEKPYTYDSEETEIAKAPVIKLLANELNLKDGNNASKYDDEKVTTYVPSTITDEEIGKLSRDGSYKQEIKKVDVKENAKLLDVYNNKITMEQFVAGMSNDELAEIVNGVGMTASEANDQAKKGAAGQTTGKYYEKYGIPEIILTDGPAGIRISQSYEDKDKNKHYQYCTAWPIGSDLAQTWNTDVVKSVGKAIGEEMLEYGMTLWLAPGMNIHKNPLCGRNFEYYSEDPYLTGTMGAAATKGVQSKPGIGVTIKHFASNNQENDRTSENNTVSERALREIYLKGFEIAVKNAKPMAIMTSYNKLNGKYTAANHDLCTDIPRGEWNFKGLIMTDWLSGADPIESMHAGNDLIMPGWDKTSLTSGLTKVIEPQFEKDGYVKVSKAFDFVTFSMKNVESWNNFILDPNGKDTAITKVAAGVELNPSVKETENEGLAEVTTNQDGTKTVTYKGRYDEPKLYLGDLQRSAIRVLNTIMQSTQFKNMHK; from the coding sequence ATGAAGGGGTATGCAAAAAAAGCAATTAATAAGTTTTTAACTATGAGCATGGTATTAATTTTTGTATTTGTTTTTATGATAAATGGTCAAGTTAAAGCAACTACTTTACAATTATCAGAACGTGAGAAAATAAATGCTGAACTTTCTATGAAAGCAGCAACAGAAGGTATGGTGCTTTTAGAAAATAAGAACAATGCACTTCCAATTGAAACAAAAGGTAAAATAGCTTTATTTGGTGGAGGAGCATATGAAACTATAAAAGGTGGTACTGGTTCAGGAGATGTTAATCAAAGATATACCGTATCTGTATATGAAGGCTTTAAAAATGCAGGATATGAAGTTACAAGTGAAAAATGGATTGATAATTATGTAAAGTTATGGAATGAAGGCAATGCAAATTTCAAAAAGGACTGGATGAACAGCTTTACATTTCCAGATACCGAAGTGACAGATGAAGACATCAATACTGCTAAATCAGGAACAGATACAGCAGTTTATGTAATATCAAGAATTTCAGGAGAAGGAAAAGATAGAAAAGCAGAGAAGGGAGATTATTACTTAACAGATACAGAATACAATAATATAAAAAAGATGTCAGCATCTTTTAAAAATAGTATTGTTGTTCTTAATGTTGGAGGAATAATTGATACATCATTATTTAAGGAAATAGAAGGACTTGACTCAGTGCTTCTTATGTCTCAAGGAGGAATGGAAGGTGGAACAGCGCTTATTAAAGTGCTAAATGGTGAAGTTACGCCTTCAGGAAAACTTACTGATACATGGGCAGTCAATTACAATGATTATCCATCTTCTAAAACATTTAGTAGTAATGATGGAGATAGTAAACAGGAAGATTATAATGAGGGCATATATGTTGGATATCGTTATTTTGATACATTTGGAATAGCTCCTGCATATGAATTTGGATATGGTTCATCTTATACTACTTTTGATACAAAAGTTGAAGCTGTAACTGCTGATAAAGATAAGGTAACAGTTAAGGCAAAGGTAACAAATACAGGTTTAAAGTATTCAGGAAAAGAAGTTGTTGAAGTATATTTTTCCGCTCCTAAAGTTAATATAGAAAAGCCATATCAAGAATTAGCATCATATGTAAAGACTGATACATTGGCGCCAGGGCAAAGTCAGATTGTTACAATAAGCTACAATACAAGTGATATGTCTTCTTATAATGAGAAAAAAGCAGCTTATGAAATGGAAAAAGGCAGCTACTATATACGTGTAGGTAATAGTTCTAGAAATACACATGTTGGAGCAGTATTGAACTTAGATGAAAGTGTTGTAACAGAGCAATTAAGTAACCAGCTTGAACCAGATAAAAGGATAAATACTTTAACTAATATAGGGGAAAAACCTTATACTTATGATTCAGAAGAAACTGAAATTGCAAAAGCACCAGTAATTAAACTGTTAGCAAATGAATTGAATTTGAAAGATGGTAATAATGCTTCTAAATATGATGATGAAAAAGTTACTACCTATGTACCAAGTACTATTACTGATGAAGAAATAGGAAAGCTTTCTAGAGATGGCAGCTATAAACAAGAAATTAAAAAAGTAGATGTAAAAGAAAATGCAAAATTATTGGATGTTTATAATAATAAGATAACTATGGAACAATTTGTTGCAGGAATGTCTAATGATGAGCTGGCTGAAATTGTAAATGGAGTAGGAATGACAGCGAGTGAAGCAAATGATCAGGCAAAAAAAGGTGCAGCAGGACAAACTACAGGAAAATATTATGAAAAGTATGGTATTCCAGAAATTATACTAACAGACGGACCAGCAGGAATAAGAATTTCTCAATCTTATGAAGATAAAGATAAAAATAAACATTATCAATATTGTACAGCATGGCCTATAGGATCTGATTTAGCACAAACTTGGAATACTGATGTAGTAAAAAGTGTTGGAAAAGCTATTGGAGAAGAAATGCTTGAATATGGAATGACTTTATGGCTTGCACCTGGAATGAATATTCATAAAAATCCACTTTGTGGACGTAATTTTGAATATTATTCAGAAGATCCTTATTTAACAGGAACTATGGGGGCAGCAGCTACAAAAGGAGTACAGTCTAAACCAGGCATTGGGGTAACAATAAAACATTTTGCGTCTAATAACCAAGAAAATGACAGAACAAGTGAAAACAATACAGTTTCAGAAAGAGCACTCAGAGAAATTTATTTAAAAGGTTTTGAAATTGCAGTTAAGAATGCGAAGCCTATGGCTATTATGACATCTTATAACAAGCTTAATGGAAAATATACTGCTGCAAATCATGACTTATGTACAGATATTCCAAGAGGAGAATGGAATTTTAAAGGTCTTATAATGACTGACTGGTTATCTGGTGCAGATCCAATTGAATCAATGCACGCTGGAAATGACTTAATAATGCCAGGCTGGGATAAAACTTCATTAACTTCAGGCTTAACTAAGGTTATAGAACCACAATTTGAAAAAGATGGATATGTTAAGGTATCAAAGGCTTTTGATTTTGTAACTTTCAGCATGAAAAATGTAGAATCATGGAACAACTTTATTTTAGATCCAAATGGTAAAGATACTGCAATTACTAAAGTAGCTGCAGGAGTTGAGCTTAATCCATCTGTAAAAGAAACAGAAAATGAAGGGTTAGCAGAAGTTACAACAAATCAAGATGGAACAAAGACAGTTACTTATAAAGGAAGATATGATGAACCTAAATTATATTTAGGAGATCTTCAAAGATCTGCTATAAGAGTTTTAAACACAATTATGCAGTCTACACAATTTAAAAATATGCACAAATAA
- a CDS encoding PTS sugar transporter subunit IIC produces MSSFGTTMNEKVIPVIMKFVGLKGIIALKDGILYTLPIIMVGSVFLLLAQIPYPPFNDWMASMMGPGWTEPLMQAYNSSFAIIAMVAVVGIAYTYAQNEGHEPLSSGVIALVVFLLTMNAFVVTKSGEIVSGVINKDFIGGKGMVTAIIIGLVVGAIYSWFMARKITIKMPAGVPQGVANSFAALIPAAVIITGATVLYAVLKYGMNTTFIELIYKVIQTPLQGISDSLGGALFMSFLIPFLWWFGVHGSTIVGGVMTGILTSNTLENQSILQSGKALTVANGGHIVTQQFLDNFVSMTGAGVTIGLVLCMIILGKSAQSKELGKLAVVPACFNINEPVTFGTPIVMNPFMAIPFIITPMVTSLITYLSIASGLVPLFTGVMVPWTTPPVISGLILGGPRMALLQIVIMAISFFIYLPFFKKQDAINVANEKAAALNA; encoded by the coding sequence ATGTCATCATTCGGAACTACTATGAACGAAAAAGTAATACCAGTAATTATGAAATTTGTCGGGTTAAAAGGAATTATTGCTTTAAAAGACGGTATTTTGTATACATTACCTATAATTATGGTAGGATCAGTATTCTTATTACTTGCACAAATTCCTTACCCACCATTTAATGATTGGATGGCTAGTATGATGGGTCCAGGATGGACAGAACCATTAATGCAAGCTTATAATTCTAGTTTCGCTATAATAGCAATGGTTGCAGTAGTGGGAATAGCATACACTTATGCTCAAAACGAAGGGCATGAACCATTATCATCAGGAGTTATAGCTCTTGTAGTATTTCTACTCACAATGAATGCTTTTGTTGTGACTAAAAGTGGAGAAATAGTAAGTGGCGTTATTAACAAAGATTTTATTGGCGGAAAAGGTATGGTTACAGCTATTATTATCGGTTTAGTTGTAGGTGCAATTTATTCATGGTTTATGGCTAGAAAAATTACAATTAAAATGCCAGCAGGTGTGCCACAAGGGGTTGCAAATTCATTTGCAGCATTAATACCAGCAGCAGTTATAATTACAGGTGCAACAGTACTTTATGCAGTTTTAAAATATGGAATGAATACAACATTTATTGAATTAATATATAAAGTAATACAAACACCTTTGCAAGGAATATCAGACTCTTTAGGTGGAGCTTTGTTTATGTCATTCTTAATTCCTTTCTTATGGTGGTTTGGTGTACATGGATCAACAATTGTAGGTGGTGTAATGACAGGAATATTAACATCAAATACATTAGAAAATCAATCTATACTTCAAAGTGGAAAAGCACTTACAGTAGCAAATGGTGGTCATATAGTAACACAACAATTCTTGGATAATTTTGTTAGTATGACAGGTGCAGGTGTAACAATAGGACTTGTATTATGTATGATAATACTTGGAAAATCAGCACAAAGTAAAGAATTAGGTAAATTAGCTGTAGTGCCAGCATGTTTCAATATAAATGAGCCAGTTACATTTGGAACACCAATAGTAATGAATCCATTTATGGCAATACCATTTATAATTACTCCAATGGTAACAAGTTTAATTACTTATTTATCAATTGCTTCAGGTTTAGTTCCATTATTTACAGGAGTAATGGTTCCATGGACAACTCCACCAGTAATTTCAGGATTAATATTAGGTGGACCAAGAATGGCTTTATTACAAATTGTAATTATGGCAATATCATTCTTTATTTACTTACCATTCTTTAAGAAACAAGATGCTATAAATGTTGCAAATGAAAAAGCAGCAGCATTAAATGCATAA
- a CDS encoding PTS lactose/cellobiose transporter subunit IIA, whose translation MDEFEMAIMNIIINAGDCKNHAYMALNNVNEGKYEEADKELELANDALGKAHDSQTMFLHKEANGEKIDMSVLFVHAQDHLMTAITEKNLIEQIIELRKIVNTLVK comes from the coding sequence ATGGATGAATTTGAAATGGCAATTATGAATATTATAATTAACGCTGGAGATTGTAAAAATCATGCGTACATGGCGCTTAATAATGTAAATGAAGGAAAATATGAAGAAGCTGATAAAGAATTAGAATTAGCAAATGATGCATTAGGCAAAGCTCATGATAGTCAAACAATGTTTCTTCATAAAGAAGCAAATGGCGAAAAAATAGATATGTCAGTTTTATTCGTACATGCACAAGATCATTTAATGACAGCAATAACAGAAAAGAATTTAATTGAACAAATAATTGAACTAAGAAAAATTGTAAATACTTTGGTTAAATAA